From Paenibacillus polymyxa, the proteins below share one genomic window:
- a CDS encoding phosphoadenylyl-sulfate reductase — protein sequence MNLLEKEALIRVKASELEEATPEEIIQYAVHTFPNLTFACSFGAEDVVLVDMLQRISPSTDIFYLDTDFHFQETYDTRDQMKARYNLDFVRVSPLITPEEQAAEHGEELWKSNPNACCGIRKVEPLTRILSQYDAWITGIRRDQAPTRANAKKVEYDEKFGLVKFNPLASWTSEDVWNYIRTHDVLYNPLHDRNFPSIGCEQCTREVLPGEDPRAGRWSGNEKTECGLHQ from the coding sequence ATGAATTTATTGGAGAAAGAAGCGTTGATTAGAGTCAAGGCAAGTGAACTGGAAGAGGCCACGCCTGAAGAAATTATCCAATATGCTGTTCATACATTTCCCAACCTCACCTTTGCTTGTAGCTTCGGAGCAGAAGATGTAGTACTAGTAGATATGCTACAAAGAATTAGCCCTTCTACCGATATTTTTTACTTGGATACCGACTTTCATTTTCAAGAAACTTATGATACGCGTGATCAGATGAAAGCTAGATATAATTTGGATTTTGTTAGAGTCTCTCCCTTAATCACTCCAGAAGAGCAAGCTGCGGAGCATGGAGAGGAGCTGTGGAAATCAAATCCTAATGCATGCTGTGGTATACGCAAGGTTGAGCCGCTGACACGCATTCTTTCTCAATACGATGCATGGATTACCGGTATCCGTCGCGATCAGGCTCCTACACGTGCGAATGCAAAAAAGGTAGAGTATGATGAAAAGTTTGGTCTCGTTAAATTTAACCCCTTGGCAAGCTGGACTTCCGAGGATGTATGGAACTATATTCGCACTCATGATGTATTGTATAATCCATTGCATGACCGTAATTTTCCCAGTATTGGCTGTGAGCAATGCACACGTGAAGTCCTGCCAGGTGAAGATCCACGTGCTGGCCGTTGGTCAGGCAATGAGAAAACGGAGTGTGGGCTCCACCAATAA